From one Zhongshania sp. R06B22 genomic stretch:
- a CDS encoding nuclear transport factor 2 family protein, whose translation MSDIEAKKLEESNLALTKEVFFRFGSHDVDGIVELLHEDAHIEFYGPSEIPYAGDYRGVAECRKFFSTVLSSVDIHVFEPEEFICENDRVIVVGSLRLTTKKNGNEIKSPFVHVITCKDGKWLWFRDFMNTTVAYKAFTDNAA comes from the coding sequence ATGAGTGATATTGAAGCCAAAAAGTTAGAAGAATCGAACTTGGCACTAACTAAAGAGGTGTTTTTTCGATTTGGTAGTCACGATGTAGACGGCATAGTAGAGCTACTCCATGAAGACGCTCATATCGAGTTTTATGGTCCCAGCGAAATTCCATATGCAGGTGATTATAGGGGCGTGGCCGAATGCCGGAAATTTTTTAGCACGGTTCTTTCATCGGTAGATATCCATGTTTTTGAGCCGGAAGAGTTTATCTGTGAAAACGATAGGGTGATCGTTGTTGGTAGTTTGAGGCTTACTACGAAAAAAAATGGCAATGAAATTAAGTCGCCGTTTGTACATGTCATCACGTGCAAAGATGGCAAGTGGCTATGGTTTCGCGACTTTATGAATACCACCGTGGCGTACAAGGCGTTTACTGACAATGCTGCCTAG